DNA sequence from the Antennarius striatus isolate MH-2024 chromosome 3, ASM4005453v1, whole genome shotgun sequence genome:
gcaccagtgcaccaggtgctccacctcctctctgtgtctGGACTCATCGTTGTTGTGGAGGCGTCCCAACACTACTGTGTCGTCTGCGAACTTTACGatatgacagctcgggtgttttgctgagcagtcatacgtcagtagggtgaacaggagggggctgagcacgcaaccctgtggggagccggtgctgagggtgatgggagaggagaccgtgttgttgaccctgacagtctgtgatctgtctgccaggaagtccaggacccagttccctgtggtggcagacagtcccagctctaacagtttctgcaccaggaaaagatcaaagctagtgctctgacctacttttttagatcaaagcactagttttgatctacggtcttactcacattggccttctctctcgtctttctatctcatccagttcctgagtgtacaaaagttgaaattagaacttgacctacttttctcagggtcaaggtcatcatctcattttcatcccctttgttgcctgagtaatgtgctttttgtttcatctttacaTCTATAACAGTtccgaagatatttggtggactaactaatggatggacaaacagacagatagaagaatggacaaacacacaaacactgacaattacatcgtCGCTTTAAGAGGGATGTAACAACTTCTTTCACTGTTAGCTCAGGCATAATATGACTTGAAAATAACCTGTAGAATACTGTAATTTCCATTATCAAATGTTAAACTACTTGTAATTCATATTCATGCAATTATGTTGATATCCATTTTGAATATATAGTATAGAGATATGATGTGTCTGCATTGGTGGGAAAAACCAAGTGCGCGAGGCAGGGGTTAAACATCCCTGCAAAAAGCAGCTGCACTCCAATGACCCCCCTACCAAAAACACAGTGAAGCACATTCACTAAAACGTAAGTGATCTTGTATTGAGTGGAAGACAAAAGCTTGCAGAAGGATTGAAGTAATCCAGAAACTGAATAATAATGGAGGCTTCAGAAGGATTTTGCTGATTTATATTGGTCATGAAAGAAACTCATAAAACTTCAGactctatatacagtatgtcttttTCAATAAAGGGGTTTACAATGCATGTGTTTCttccttgtttcattttttctctaaaaagaaaataagataaaataacttttttaaaaggatttatcctgtctcttttccttttaTACATAAACTTGTTtcataaaaactgatttaagtGAATAAGCATTTTACAGACTATTTTGTGATAAAGGTTGCCACATACAggaaacagtggagatgatcagaaacagcagcagcatcatctgATGTTCATCACGATAGCTACTGCACCCGTTTCACCAGGTCATCTGTTGACATGCTGTGGCGGATTTATCATTCTTGGTTTTTAACATTAGCAGTGTTCCTGATGCTAATTCGAGACTTAATCTATCATTATTTTAGCTTATATATGTTGAATTGAAACGTGTAAAgataaacacatgcaaacacaaaaaaagaaatagaattggtttaaaaataatgtaaaatatatttgaagcttttttttcttctgtttttttatacACAGTCCGCTGTATGAGCAAGTCTTGGAGGTCTGCTCAAACTGTCTTGAATGAATTCATACAAATGTTGATGTTTAAGCAGTTGGCTACAAAAATATGAATCTCTATGATGAAACAATCATGTTGCTACAACTCCTAAACTCATGCTACTGGAAAGACAACGGTGGTCAAATAATTCCATTTTACTGGATTTATTACTTCATATGTACACAGATGTATTGCACAGGTTGAAAGAAGCACAGTCTAACTAAAATCTCGTTTTTGACTGggcaaaaaaatcataaaaatgtatatGTACTCTCATGTGAAGGATGTtcggtgtgtgttttgtgcgtTTGAGTTTCAAGTGAGAATTACATTCCTCATAGCTACACGCAGAAATAAATATACGTACAAACTAATAAAGCAGTGTCAAGACCCTCCAAGGCTTCCATACTTGTAGAACACTGGGGGATGCACTGGATGATGGTACACTGTCATCTGACTTCAGCCATGATGGAGATGGGATTGCTGAACAgattcaaatttaaacaaaaaatacctACAATATCATGCTGAGAGCTATTAGCCTCATAAACTGAAAGCCAATAAACTCTCAGCTTCAGTGTGCATGTTGTTGATTGTGTTGCATTTTATAGTGTATACAAGCCATGGAAGTCAAGGAAATGCTGTGCGTATATGTCTAAGATCAttgtctcaaaaaaaaaaaaaaccctgtgaTTTTAGGTCATTTTGAAGTGTTATACGATGCAAAGCCAAAACTAAAAAAGCAGTTGTTAACATCAGATGTCTCAGAACTTAAAACCATGTGTACTTAAGTCTACAGGGAGAGCAGTGGTAAGAATGCAGGCGGGCATTTCCTTATGTTCAGTGGCCTCAGCAATATTCAGTCTCTCAGTCTTTAAAAATGGGGCAGCAAAGATGTCGGAATGGCAGCAGGCCCACAATGCTTATATATTAAAGCTTTCTCCACAGCCACATGTTCCCTTGATGTTGGGATTGTTGAAGACAAATTCACTGGACAGCTTGGACTCCACAAAGTCCATCTCAGTTCCCAGAAGCGTCAGCTGAGCCTTCTTTGCGATGAACACCCTCACACCTGCAGGAGAGACACAACAGAGCTGTAACTACTCCCATGTTCTACCATATGATAACCCTCAACCTATAAAAAGTATATTATTTATGACAGACACTACTGAACCTGAAAAATCACATCTTAAGCAGACCCCAGTGGGAACAAAAGCTTAGTGTCAGACAGTATGCCATCACTTtttccaattttaaaaaaattgtatagAAAAGCATTTCTAGAAAGCAGGTTATACAGCATAGCTTACCATCCTGCACCACTTCCTCATCAGATTTGTCACTCTCCTTGGTGTAGTCCAGTGTGTAAGTCAGACCATTACAGCCACGGGTTTTCACTCCGACCTTCAAACCGATCTGAAGAGAAATGAACGCAAGCCTTGAAAATTCAACTTACTATTCAATTTCAGCAATTTTatcatatgaaaaaaacaagacaacaaactTTTTCCATTCAACAGCAGAAATCAAATATGAATACCAAACTacctcaaagacaaaaaaaaacttggtcAACTAAACGCCAATTCcaatgtgaattattttttgtaatttcagaCTTTAGGTCACAGAGTCAAATTTAACTTGGTAGCTTTcctcaaaaaacaaat
Encoded proteins:
- the isca1 gene encoding iron-sulfur cluster assembly 1 homolog, mitochondrial gives rise to the protein MSASMVRATVRAVSKRKILPTRAALTLTPSAVNKIKLLLLEKPEYIGLKVGVKTRGCNGLTYTLDYTKESDKSDEEVVQDGVRVFIAKKAQLTLLGTEMDFVESKLSSEFVFNNPNIKGTCGCGESFNI